The following proteins are encoded in a genomic region of Jaculus jaculus isolate mJacJac1 chromosome 13, mJacJac1.mat.Y.cur, whole genome shotgun sequence:
- the LOC101615107 gene encoding uracil-DNA glycosylase translates to MIGQKTLYSFFSPSPAGKRSARSPEPAHPGTGVAAVAEENGDAVASPAKKARAGQDEPGTPPSSPLSPEQLVRIQKNKAAALLRLAARNVPVGIGDSWKRQLSGEFGKAYFIKLMGFVAEERRHYTVYPPPDQVFTWTQMCDIKDVKVVILGQDPYHGPKQAHGLCFSVQRPVPPPPSLENIYKELSTDIDGFVHPGHGDLSGWARQGVLLLNAVLTVRAHQANSHKERGWEQFTDAVVSWLNQNLSGLVFLLWGSYAQKKGSAIDRKRHHVLQTAHPSPLSVYRGFFGCRHFSKANELLQKSGKKPIDWKAL, encoded by the exons ATGATCGGCCAGAAGACCCTCTACTCCTTCTTCTCCCCGAGCCCCGCCGGCAAGCGCAGTGCCCGCAGCCCCGAGCCGGCTCACCCGGGGACCGGCGTGGCGGCCGTAGCTGAGGAGAACGGCGATGCGGTG GCCAGTCCCGCCAAAAAAGCCCGGGCTGGGCAGGATGAACCCGGTACCCCTCCGTCCTCGCCCTTGAGTCCCGAACAGCTGGTCCGGATTCAAAAGAACAAGGCCGCGGCCCTGCTGAGACTCGCGGCCCGCAACGTGCCCGTGGGCATTGGTGACAGCTGGAAGAGGCAACTCAGCGGAGAGTTCGGGAAAGCCTACTTTATCAAG CTAATGGGATTTGTTGCAGAAGAAAGAAGACATTACACAGTCTATCCACCCCCAGACCAAGTCTTCACATGGACCCAAATGTGTGACATAAAAGAT GTAAAGGTTGTCATCCTGGGACAGGATCCCTACCACGGACCCAAACAAGCTCACGGACTGTGCTTCAGCGTCCAAAGGCCGGTTCCGCCTCCGCCCAG tttggaaaatatttataaagagcTGTCCACAGACATAGACGGTTTCGTTCATCCTGGCCATGGAGATTTGTCGGGGTGGGCCAGACAAG GTGTTCTCCTCCTCAACGCGGTCCTCACTGTCCGGGCGCATCAAGCCAACTCCCACAAGGAGCGGGGTTGGGAGCAGTTCACCGATGCCGTGGTGTCCTGGCTCAATCAGAACCTGAGCGGCCTTGTTTTCTTGCTCTGGGGCTCCTATGCTCAGAAGAAGGGCAGTGCCATCGATAGG AAGCGGCACCACGTCCTGCAGACGGCCCACCCCTCCCCGTTGTCGGTGTACAGAGGGTTCTTTGGATgtagacatttctccaaagcCAACGAGCTGCTGCAGAAGTCGGGCAAGAAGCCCATTGACTGGAAAGCGCTGTGA